One part of the Sphingobacterium sp. LZ7M1 genome encodes these proteins:
- a CDS encoding hydroxymethylglutaryl-CoA lyase — protein sequence MYNKEQVTLVDCPRDAIQGILYQIPTEKKIAYINQLIKSQVFDCIDFGSFVSPKAVPQLSDTQAVLEGLEKDDRVKLLAIIANKRGAEIGSEMEKIDYLGYPFSISETFQKKNTNASISQAYEAVKEILGIMGRNEKQELVVYISMAFGNPYGDHWDMDLVSEWIYNLNAIGVKNFSIADTTSEATPDSIKDLFHKITKEFTDIPFSAHFHSPIESALLKVDAAYSAGCRRFEGAVLGYGGCPFAKDELVGNIPSELLVDRFNKANFDTMSGLMQGFQNLIKHEL from the coding sequence ATGTACAATAAAGAACAGGTAACCCTAGTGGATTGCCCTCGAGATGCCATACAAGGTATCCTTTATCAGATTCCAACAGAAAAGAAAATTGCTTATATCAATCAGTTGATAAAAAGCCAGGTCTTTGATTGCATAGACTTTGGAAGCTTTGTTTCGCCAAAGGCGGTTCCGCAATTGAGTGATACGCAAGCTGTATTGGAAGGCCTGGAAAAGGATGATCGGGTAAAGCTATTGGCAATCATCGCGAATAAAAGAGGTGCTGAAATAGGTTCCGAAATGGAGAAAATTGACTATTTAGGTTATCCTTTCTCCATTTCGGAAACCTTTCAGAAAAAGAACACCAACGCCAGTATTTCGCAGGCCTATGAAGCTGTCAAGGAAATCTTGGGTATCATGGGCAGAAATGAAAAGCAGGAGTTGGTCGTCTATATATCCATGGCATTTGGTAATCCTTATGGTGACCATTGGGACATGGATCTGGTTTCGGAATGGATATATAACCTGAATGCCATTGGTGTAAAGAACTTCTCTATTGCTGATACCACTTCTGAGGCTACTCCAGATAGCATCAAGGACCTGTTCCATAAAATTACAAAGGAATTTACGGATATTCCTTTCAGTGCGCATTTCCATTCGCCGATCGAGAGTGCCCTATTGAAAGTAGACGCGGCTTATTCGGCGGGTTGCAGACGCTTTGAAGGAGCTGTATTAGGTTATGGAGGCTGTCCATTTGCCAAAGATGAGCTGGTTGGAAATATTCCTTCGGAATTGTTAGTGGATCGGTTCAATAAAGCTAACTTTGATACAATGTCTGGACTGATGCAGGGATTTCAAAATTTGATCAAGCATGAATTATAA
- a CDS encoding enoyl-CoA hydratase/isomerase family protein, which yields MNYKFIQTEIKEHVFTLTLDREAKRNAFTPTTVNEVAHALEQAEANDQVHVLVLRANGPVFCAGMDLKTYQNPEMDSPNPAIVNMERSLGEIFDQFSKPSIAIVEGDVIAGGFLYILGCTYVFAKKELNFRLPEISLGIFPFQVMAGLKKIMSEKQILQLCFDPSPFQTDKAIELGLVDGYLEQDKIDDLIASFADKSIYAMQAGMKALKAIRDMESDKQYAFLLESLQNLKDRDEVKKFMAERLNKN from the coding sequence ATGAATTATAAATTCATTCAAACCGAAATAAAGGAACATGTTTTTACCTTGACCTTGGATAGGGAAGCTAAGCGCAATGCTTTTACCCCTACCACAGTCAATGAGGTGGCCCATGCCCTGGAGCAAGCGGAAGCCAATGATCAGGTCCATGTATTGGTTCTAAGGGCAAATGGCCCTGTATTTTGTGCCGGAATGGACCTCAAGACCTATCAAAATCCGGAAATGGATAGTCCAAATCCTGCTATCGTTAATATGGAACGTTCCTTGGGCGAGATCTTTGATCAGTTCAGTAAGCCATCAATAGCTATCGTTGAAGGCGATGTCATCGCCGGAGGTTTTCTCTATATCTTGGGCTGTACCTATGTATTTGCGAAAAAAGAACTGAATTTTAGGTTGCCGGAAATTTCTCTGGGCATCTTTCCTTTCCAGGTGATGGCTGGCTTGAAGAAGATCATGTCTGAAAAACAGATTTTGCAATTATGTTTTGACCCAAGCCCTTTCCAGACCGATAAGGCTATAGAACTGGGATTGGTCGACGGCTATTTGGAACAGGATAAAATTGATGATTTGATTGCTTCCTTTGCTGATAAGAGCATTTATGCCATGCAGGCAGGGATGAAGGCCTTAAAGGCTATCCGTGACATGGAGTCTGATAAGCAGTATGCCTTTCTCCTGGAGTCTCTGCAGAACCTAAAGGATAGGGATGAAGTGAAGAAATTTATGGCTGAAAGGCTCAATAAGAACTAA
- a CDS encoding ScpA family protein produces the protein MDATNYEIKLAQFEGPFDLLLFFIERDELNIHDIPISKITDDFLAYIQHMQSLNIELASEFIFVASTLMRIKAKMLLPRPELDENENEIDLKKELVQKLVLYKQFKEICEELKDLEDRRSKFYERGNTEIDLKIAREAKAQTIDEELSSFDLYKLMLVYERVMFNFSHRVQDVTHTVVKYPYSIEQQKKAIAELIEINKSMDFSALAKNSENKVQFVYNFLAILEMLQQKLLDIEVGLGFNNFWIEKKVS, from the coding sequence ATGGACGCGACAAACTACGAGATTAAACTGGCACAGTTCGAAGGACCCTTTGACCTTTTGCTATTCTTTATTGAAAGGGATGAATTGAATATCCATGATATTCCTATCTCTAAGATCACAGATGATTTCTTGGCCTATATCCAACATATGCAGTCCCTGAACATAGAATTAGCCTCTGAATTTATCTTTGTTGCCTCGACCTTGATGCGCATCAAGGCTAAAATGCTGCTTCCACGTCCTGAACTGGATGAGAATGAAAACGAGATCGACCTGAAAAAGGAATTAGTCCAAAAGCTTGTCCTGTACAAGCAATTCAAGGAAATCTGCGAAGAGCTGAAAGATCTGGAGGACCGTAGGTCCAAATTTTATGAAAGGGGAAATACCGAAATCGACCTGAAGATAGCACGTGAAGCCAAGGCTCAGACCATAGATGAGGAACTTTCCAGCTTTGACCTATATAAACTGATGTTGGTCTACGAAAGGGTGATGTTCAATTTTTCCCATCGCGTACAGGATGTCACGCATACCGTAGTGAAATACCCCTATAGCATAGAACAACAGAAAAAAGCGATCGCTGAATTAATTGAGATCAATAAATCAATGGATTTTTCAGCATTGGCAAAGAATTCTGAAAACAAGGTACAGTTTGTCTATAATTTCTTGGCCATCTTGGAGATGTTGCAACAAAAACTACTGGATATAGAAGTAGGCCTTGGATTCAATAATTTCTGGATAGAAAAGAAGGTCTCTTAG